The following proteins are encoded in a genomic region of Paenibacillus sp. FSL R7-0273:
- a CDS encoding response regulator transcription factor: MKAAQGVRLLLVDDEPHILQFLELGLTNEGFEVRTAPDGASAIAAAADFKPHVAILDVMMPGMDGFEVCRYLRTEETEIAVIMLTAKDEVDDRVKGLSIGADDYMVKPFSFDELLARIQARLRNHFPGLLGEVRCGPFRIDGRRKEIRFRNEVLELSPTEYELLQYMVINHGLVLSKPMILDKVWGYDFGGEENIVEVYIRSLREKLGDKEHRIIRTLRGAGYRVDLL, translated from the coding sequence ATGAAAGCTGCCCAGGGCGTACGCCTTTTGCTCGTTGATGATGAGCCCCATATACTCCAGTTTCTGGAGCTCGGCCTGACCAATGAAGGCTTTGAAGTAAGAACCGCACCGGACGGGGCAAGCGCCATCGCCGCCGCTGCCGATTTCAAGCCGCATGTGGCGATTCTCGATGTAATGATGCCCGGAATGGACGGCTTCGAGGTATGCCGCTACCTCCGTACGGAGGAAACCGAAATCGCCGTCATTATGCTCACAGCCAAGGATGAGGTCGATGACCGGGTTAAGGGCCTCTCCATCGGTGCTGATGATTACATGGTCAAGCCGTTCAGCTTCGATGAGCTGCTGGCCCGGATTCAGGCCCGGCTGCGCAACCATTTCCCCGGCCTGCTCGGCGAGGTCCGCTGCGGCCCGTTCCGGATTGACGGCAGACGCAAGGAAATCCGCTTCAGGAATGAGGTGCTGGAGCTCTCCCCGACTGAATATGAGCTGCTGCAGTACATGGTAATTAACCATGGACTGGTGCTGAGCAAGCCGATGATTCTGGACAAGGTGTGGGGCTACGATTTCGGCGGTGAGGAAAATATCGTCGAGGTCTATATCCGCTCCCTCCGCGAAAAGCTCGGCGATAAGGAGCACCGGATCATCCGCACATTGCGCGGTGCAGGCTACCGGGTGGATCTGTTATGA
- a CDS encoding glucose-1-phosphate adenylyltransferase has protein sequence MKKKEMVAMLLAGGQGKRLKGLTKSLAKPAVYFGGTYRIIDFPLSNCSNSGIDTVGVLTQYEPLVLHSYIGVGGDWDLNRKDGGVFVLPPHERENGSSWYRGTADAIYRNLKFVDQFDPEHVLILSGDHIYKMDYNAMLQYHKSRNADCTISVIDVPLEEASRFGILNTEEDLKIYEFEEKPPKPKSTLASMGVYIFKWEVLRKHLLEDGEKPDSSHDFGKDIIPLMLADGNSLYAYPFEGYWRDVGTVTSLWEANMDLLSDHPPLNLNDPNWRIFTRNPNQPAQYVAPEAKVSSCIINEGCIVRGEVKHSVLFYGVEVGEGSVITDSVIMPKVKIGKNVRIHKAIISENTVIEDYMEIGADRENEDEILLIDNRSKKRKTVAAKTI, from the coding sequence ATGAAGAAAAAAGAAATGGTAGCCATGCTATTGGCGGGAGGCCAAGGGAAAAGGCTGAAGGGATTGACCAAATCACTTGCCAAGCCGGCTGTATATTTTGGAGGAACCTACCGGATTATTGACTTTCCGCTGAGCAACTGCTCGAATTCGGGAATCGATACGGTTGGCGTGCTGACGCAGTATGAGCCGCTGGTCCTGCACTCATACATCGGAGTAGGCGGTGACTGGGATTTGAACCGTAAGGATGGCGGTGTATTCGTACTGCCTCCGCATGAACGGGAAAACGGAAGCAGCTGGTACCGCGGGACGGCTGATGCGATTTACCGTAATCTGAAATTTGTTGACCAGTTCGACCCCGAGCATGTGCTTATTTTATCGGGCGACCATATTTACAAAATGGATTACAACGCTATGCTGCAGTATCACAAGTCCAGAAATGCGGACTGCACCATCTCTGTCATTGATGTTCCTCTTGAGGAGGCAAGCCGTTTCGGCATTCTCAATACCGAGGAAGACCTGAAGATTTACGAATTTGAAGAAAAACCCCCTAAACCGAAGAGCACACTGGCTTCGATGGGTGTATATATTTTTAAATGGGAGGTTCTTCGCAAGCACCTGCTGGAGGACGGCGAGAAGCCGGATTCCTCTCATGACTTCGGGAAGGACATTATTCCGCTCATGCTGGCGGACGGCAATTCCCTGTATGCCTATCCATTTGAAGGATACTGGAGAGACGTTGGTACGGTAACCAGCCTTTGGGAAGCCAACATGGATCTGCTGAGCGATCACCCGCCGCTGAATCTGAATGATCCGAACTGGCGTATCTTCACCCGCAACCCGAACCAGCCTGCTCAATATGTGGCTCCGGAAGCCAAAGTGTCGAGCTGCATTATTAATGAGGGCTGCATTGTGCGCGGGGAAGTGAAGCATTCCGTGCTGTTCTACGGCGTGGAGGTGGGCGAAGGCAGTGTCATTACCGACTCTGTTATTATGCCCAAGGTGAAGATCGGCAAGAACGTAAGAATTCATAAGGCAATCATCAGCGAGAATACAGTAATCGAGGATTATATGGAGATCGGCGCTGACCGGGAGAATGAGGATGAGATTCTGCTGATCGACAATCGTAGCAAAAAACGCAAAACAGTTGCAGCCAAAACCATATAA
- a CDS encoding sensor histidine kinase: MIPRLLRRLHAPRSLRKQLLATSLLILSGLLLLIGVLQYVLMRNFIYSNRAETMEAQLRSVPRDFFFKLIYGDSNNPINGNIGGGLPGNLPSGQRNVEGGRPLLLDAHTTIAVYSSDGTFTDLQKDTLADSAAPQLTDEQYNQLLVHTTEKATGSYRLITATDGSQHLAVFMDMGRPGGKKILLQMSAQTGPLKDVILQQLLIFAVLAVAALLAGLFLYLPALRKTLVPLSNMGEAAQSIDAGNLDVRFPVDQGQMEIDKLSHSFNGMLERLEISFRGEREAKEQMRRFAADASHELRTPLTSIHGFLEVLLRGAADNKEQLYNALNSMHGESKRINKLVEDLLLLARMDGAPQLRVKELLLGEIIEEMQPQLRVLAGSRRVTCDFSYGIRGTYDPDKIKQVVLNLFHNAVQHTDSEQGAIHLALHARNHIAELTVSDNGSGISAEHLPHVFDRFYRSDSSRTRKYGGSGLGLSITKSLVEAHGGEILAESVPGKGTTFRITLPCLAV, from the coding sequence ATGATCCCCCGTCTCCTGCGCAGGCTGCACGCCCCGCGTTCCCTGCGCAAGCAGCTGCTGGCAACCTCGCTGCTTATTCTTTCGGGCCTGCTGCTGCTCATCGGAGTACTGCAGTATGTGCTGATGCGCAACTTTATCTACAGCAACCGGGCTGAAACCATGGAGGCTCAGCTGCGGTCCGTGCCGCGTGATTTTTTTTTCAAGCTGATTTACGGGGATTCCAACAATCCTATTAACGGAAATATCGGCGGCGGCTTGCCGGGTAACCTCCCGTCAGGCCAGCGCAACGTCGAGGGAGGCCGCCCGCTGCTGCTGGATGCGCATACGACCATTGCCGTCTACAGCTCGGATGGCACCTTTACCGATCTGCAGAAGGATACGCTGGCTGACTCCGCCGCCCCGCAGCTGACCGATGAGCAGTATAATCAACTGCTTGTCCACACAACAGAGAAGGCTACCGGAAGCTACAGGCTGATTACGGCCACGGACGGCAGCCAGCATCTGGCGGTCTTCATGGATATGGGCCGGCCCGGCGGAAAGAAAATCCTGCTGCAGATGAGTGCCCAAACCGGGCCGCTGAAGGATGTGATCCTGCAGCAGCTGCTGATTTTTGCCGTGCTTGCCGTGGCCGCGCTGCTGGCCGGCCTGTTTCTCTACCTGCCTGCGCTGCGTAAAACGCTGGTTCCGCTATCTAATATGGGCGAAGCCGCCCAGAGCATAGATGCCGGTAATCTGGATGTCCGCTTTCCGGTTGACCAGGGGCAGATGGAGATCGACAAGCTCTCCCATTCCTTCAACGGGATGCTGGAGCGGCTGGAAATCTCCTTCCGGGGTGAGCGTGAGGCCAAGGAGCAGATGCGGCGGTTCGCTGCCGACGCTTCACATGAGCTGCGGACACCGCTCACCTCGATACACGGCTTCCTGGAGGTGCTGCTGCGCGGAGCTGCCGATAATAAGGAGCAGCTGTACAATGCGCTGAACAGCATGCACGGGGAGTCGAAGCGGATCAATAAGCTGGTGGAGGATCTGCTGCTGCTGGCCCGGATGGACGGAGCCCCCCAGCTCAGGGTCAAGGAACTGCTGCTCGGCGAGATCATTGAGGAGATGCAGCCGCAGCTGCGGGTGCTGGCCGGCAGCCGCCGGGTCACCTGTGATTTTTCATACGGCATCCGCGGAACCTATGATCCTGACAAAATCAAGCAGGTTGTGCTCAACCTGTTTCATAATGCCGTACAGCATACGGACAGTGAACAAGGGGCTATTCATCTGGCCCTGCATGCCCGGAACCATATAGCTGAGCTAACCGTGAGCGATAACGGCTCAGGTATTTCAGCCGAGCATCTGCCGCATGTCTTTGACCGTTTCTACCGGAGCGATTCCTCCCGCACACGCAAATACGGCGGCTCAGGACTCGGCTTATCCATTACCAAATCGCTTGTAGAGGCCCACGGTGGAGAGATCCTTGCAGAGAGTGTCCCCGGAAAAGGGACTACCTTCAGAATCACGTTGCCCTGTCTGGCTGTCTAG